The proteins below come from a single Pseudomonas chlororaphis genomic window:
- a CDS encoding chromosome partitioning protein ParB — protein sequence MAVKKRGLGRGLDALLSGPTVSSLEEQAVQVDQRELQHLPLDLIQRGKYQPRRDMDPQALEELAQSIKNQGVMQPIVVRPIANGRFEIIAGERRWRASQQAGQETIPAMVRDVPDEAAIAMALIENIQREDLNPVEEAVALQRLQQEFQLTQQQVAEAVGKSRVTVANLLRLIALPEVIKTMLSHGDLEMGHARALLGLPENQQVEGARHVVARGLTVRQTEALVRQWLSGKPAPVEPSKPDPDIARLEQRLAERLGSAVQIRHGKKGKGQLVIGYNSLDELQGVLAHIR from the coding sequence ATGGCCGTCAAGAAACGAGGTCTCGGACGTGGACTGGATGCACTGCTCAGCGGTCCTACGGTCAGTTCGCTGGAAGAACAGGCCGTGCAGGTGGATCAGCGTGAGTTGCAACACCTGCCGCTGGACCTGATCCAGCGGGGTAAATACCAACCGCGCCGGGACATGGATCCCCAGGCGCTGGAAGAATTGGCCCAGTCGATCAAGAACCAGGGCGTGATGCAGCCGATCGTGGTGCGTCCGATCGCCAATGGCCGTTTCGAGATCATTGCCGGTGAACGCCGTTGGCGGGCCAGCCAGCAGGCCGGCCAGGAGACCATTCCGGCAATGGTGCGCGATGTGCCCGATGAAGCCGCCATCGCCATGGCGCTGATCGAGAACATCCAGCGTGAAGACCTCAACCCGGTCGAAGAAGCGGTGGCCCTGCAGCGCTTGCAGCAGGAATTCCAACTGACCCAGCAACAAGTGGCCGAGGCCGTGGGCAAGTCGCGTGTGACCGTGGCCAACCTGCTGCGGCTGATTGCATTGCCGGAAGTCATCAAGACCATGCTGTCCCATGGCGATCTGGAGATGGGGCATGCCCGGGCATTGCTGGGATTGCCGGAAAATCAACAGGTTGAAGGGGCGCGACACGTTGTCGCACGTGGTCTCACCGTGCGCCAGACCGAGGCACTGGTCCGCCAGTGGCTCAGTGGCAAACCAGCCCCTGTCGAACCCTCCAAACCCGACCCGGATATCGCCCGCCTCGAACAGCGCCTGGCCGAGCGCCTGGGCTCTGCGGTGCAGATTCGCCACGGCAAGAAGGGCAAGGGGCAATTGGTGATTGGTTACAACTCCCTCGATGAGCTGCAAGGTGTCCTTGCACACATTCGCTGA
- a CDS encoding ATP synthase F0F1 subunit beta gives MSSGRIVQIIGAVIDVEFPRDSVPSIYDALKVQGAETTLEVQQQLGDGVVRTIAMGSTEGLKRGLDVNNTGAAISVPVGKATLGRIMDVLGNPIDEAGPIGEEERWGIHRPAPSFAEQAGGNDLLETGIKVIDLVCPFAKGGKVGLFGGAGVGKTVNMMELIRNIAIEHSGYSVFAGVGERTREGNDFYHEMKDSNVLDKVALVYGQMNEPPGNRLRVALTGLTMAEKFRDEGNDVLLFVDNIYRYTLAGTEVSALLGRMPSAVGYQPTLAEEMGVLQERITSTKQGSITSIQAVYVPADDLTDPSPATTFAHLDATVVLSRDIASLGIYPAVDPLDSTSRQLDPNVIGTEHYETARGVQYVLQRYKELKDIIAILGMDELSETDKQLVARARKIQRFLSQPFFVAEVFTGASGKYVSLKDTIAGFKGILNGDYDHLPEQAFYMVGGIEEAIEKAKKL, from the coding sequence ATGAGTAGCGGACGTATCGTTCAAATCATCGGCGCCGTTATCGACGTGGAATTCCCACGCGACAGCGTACCGAGCATCTACGACGCCTTGAAGGTTCAAGGCGCCGAAACCACCCTGGAAGTCCAGCAGCAGCTGGGCGACGGCGTGGTTCGTACCATTGCGATGGGCTCCACCGAAGGCTTGAAGCGCGGTCTGGACGTCAACAACACTGGCGCAGCCATCTCCGTACCGGTCGGTAAAGCGACCCTGGGCCGGATCATGGACGTACTGGGCAACCCGATCGACGAAGCGGGCCCGATCGGCGAAGAAGAGCGTTGGGGCATTCACCGTCCTGCGCCGTCTTTCGCTGAACAAGCGGGCGGCAACGACCTGCTGGAAACCGGCATCAAGGTTATCGACCTGGTTTGCCCGTTCGCCAAGGGCGGTAAAGTCGGTCTGTTCGGTGGTGCCGGTGTAGGCAAGACCGTAAACATGATGGAACTGATCCGTAACATCGCCATCGAGCACAGCGGTTATTCCGTGTTCGCCGGTGTGGGTGAGCGTACTCGTGAGGGTAACGACTTCTACCACGAGATGAAGGATTCCAACGTTCTGGACAAAGTGGCACTGGTCTACGGCCAGATGAACGAGCCGCCGGGAAACCGTCTGCGCGTAGCCCTGACCGGCCTGACCATGGCCGAGAAGTTCCGTGACGAAGGTAACGACGTTCTGCTGTTCGTCGACAACATCTACCGTTACACCCTGGCCGGTACCGAAGTATCCGCACTGCTGGGCCGTATGCCTTCGGCAGTAGGTTACCAGCCGACCCTGGCTGAAGAGATGGGCGTGCTGCAAGAGCGCATCACTTCGACCAAGCAAGGCTCGATCACCTCGATCCAGGCGGTATACGTACCAGCGGACGACTTGACCGACCCGTCGCCAGCGACCACCTTCGCCCACTTGGACGCCACCGTCGTTCTGTCCCGTGACATCGCTTCCCTGGGTATCTACCCAGCGGTAGACCCACTGGACTCGACTTCCCGTCAGCTGGACCCGAACGTGATCGGCACCGAGCACTACGAGACCGCTCGTGGCGTTCAGTACGTGCTGCAGCGCTACAAAGAGCTGAAGGACATCATCGCGATCCTGGGTATGGACGAGCTGTCGGAAACCGACAAGCAGTTGGTAGCCCGTGCTCGTAAGATCCAGCGCTTCTTGTCGCAGCCGTTCTTCGTGGCTGAAGTCTTCACCGGTGCCTCGGGTAAATACGTTTCCCTGAAAGACACCATTGCTGGCTTCAAAGGCATCCTCAACGGTGACTACGACCACCTGCCAGAACAAGCGTTCTACATGGTCGGCGGCATCGAAGAAGCGATCGAGAAAGCCAAGAAACTGTAA
- a CDS encoding ATP synthase F0F1 subunit A, with protein sequence MAETTASGYIQHHLQNLTFGQLPNGGWGFAHSAAEAKEMGFWAFHVDTLGWSVALGLIFVFLFRMAAKKATSGQPGALQNFVEVLVEFVDGSVKDSFHGRSPVIAPLALTIFVWVFLMNAVDLVPVDWIPQLAILISGDHHIPFRAVSTTDPNATLGMAFSVFALIIFYSIKVKGIGGFIGELTLHPFGSKNILVQALLIPVNFLLEFVTLIAKPISLALRLFGNMYAGELVFILIAVMFGSGLLWLSGLGVVLQWAWAVFHILIITLQAFIFMMLTIVYLSMAHEENH encoded by the coding sequence ATGGCAGAGACAACCGCTTCGGGCTATATCCAGCACCACTTGCAGAACCTGACCTTCGGTCAGCTACCCAACGGCGGCTGGGGCTTTGCCCACTCCGCAGCAGAAGCCAAGGAAATGGGCTTTTGGGCTTTCCACGTCGATACCCTCGGCTGGTCGGTCGCACTGGGCCTGATCTTCGTTTTCCTTTTCCGCATGGCGGCAAAGAAGGCGACCTCCGGCCAGCCTGGTGCACTGCAGAATTTCGTTGAAGTACTGGTCGAATTCGTCGATGGCAGCGTGAAAGACAGCTTCCATGGCCGTAGCCCGGTGATCGCACCGCTGGCACTGACCATCTTTGTCTGGGTGTTCCTGATGAACGCCGTCGACCTGGTACCGGTCGACTGGATTCCTCAACTGGCCATCCTGATCTCCGGCGACCACCACATCCCGTTCCGCGCCGTGTCGACCACCGACCCGAACGCGACCCTGGGCATGGCGTTCTCGGTTTTCGCACTCATCATTTTCTATAGCATCAAGGTCAAGGGCATCGGCGGCTTCATCGGCGAACTGACCCTGCACCCGTTCGGCAGCAAGAACATCCTGGTTCAAGCCCTGCTGATCCCGGTGAACTTCCTGCTGGAATTCGTGACCCTGATCGCCAAGCCGATTTCCCTGGCCCTGCGTCTGTTCGGCAACATGTATGCCGGCGAGCTGGTGTTCATCCTGATCGCCGTGATGTTCGGCAGCGGCCTGTTGTGGCTCAGCGGCCTGGGCGTCGTCCTGCAGTGGGCGTGGGCTGTGTTCCACATCCTGATCATCACCCTGCAGGCGTTCATCTTCATGATGCTGACCATCGTCTACCTGTCGATGGCGCACGAAGAAAACCATTAA
- a CDS encoding ATP synthase F0F1 subunit delta, whose product MAELTTLARPYAKAAFEHAQAHQQLANWSAMLGLAAAVSQDDTMQRVLKAPRLTSAEKAATFIDVCGDKFDAKAQNFIHVVAENDRLPLLPEIAALFDLYKAEQEKSVDVEVTSAFALNQEQQDKLAKVLSARLNREVRLQVEEDKSLIGGVVIRAGDLVIDGSIRGKIAKLAEALKS is encoded by the coding sequence ATGGCAGAACTGACCACGTTGGCCCGACCTTACGCTAAGGCGGCCTTCGAGCACGCTCAGGCCCACCAGCAACTGGCCAATTGGTCAGCCATGCTCGGCCTGGCTGCAGCGGTGTCGCAAGACGACACCATGCAGCGCGTGCTCAAGGCCCCGCGACTGACGAGCGCAGAAAAGGCCGCCACGTTCATTGACGTGTGCGGCGACAAGTTCGATGCCAAGGCACAGAATTTCATTCACGTCGTTGCCGAAAACGACCGTCTCCCGCTTCTGCCGGAGATCGCCGCTCTTTTCGACCTGTACAAGGCTGAGCAAGAGAAGTCGGTAGACGTGGAAGTGACCAGTGCTTTTGCATTGAACCAAGAACAGCAAGACAAACTCGCCAAGGTTCTCAGTGCACGACTCAACCGGGAAGTGCGCCTGCAAGTCGAGGAAGACAAGTCCCTGATTGGGGGCGTTGTCATCCGCGCCGGCGACCTGGTTATCGATGGCTCGATTCGCGGCAAAATCGCGAAACTTGCCGAAGCATTGAAATCTTGA
- a CDS encoding 16S rRNA methyltransferase — MSSMVTSQHAEELSTGARQLGVSLTEAQHAQLLGYLALLIKWNKAYNLTAVRDPDEMVSRHLLDSLSVMSFIEDGRWLDVGSGGGMPGIPLAILFPDSQVTCLDSNGKKTRFLTQVKLELKLDNLQVIHSRVEAFQPAEPFNGIISRAFSSMENFSNWTRHLGDANTRWLAMKGVHPADELVALPADFHLDSEHALAVPGCQGQRHLLILRRTA, encoded by the coding sequence TTGAGTTCGATGGTCACCTCGCAACACGCCGAAGAGTTATCCACAGGTGCCCGGCAGCTTGGCGTCAGCCTGACCGAAGCCCAGCACGCGCAGTTGCTGGGTTATCTGGCGCTGTTGATCAAGTGGAACAAGGCCTACAACCTGACCGCCGTGCGTGATCCGGATGAAATGGTCTCGCGCCATTTGCTCGACAGTCTCAGCGTCATGTCCTTCATCGAAGACGGTCGCTGGCTGGACGTGGGCAGCGGCGGCGGCATGCCGGGAATCCCGCTGGCGATCCTGTTTCCCGACTCGCAAGTGACCTGCCTGGACAGCAACGGCAAGAAAACCCGCTTCCTGACCCAGGTCAAACTCGAACTCAAGCTGGATAACCTGCAAGTTATCCACAGTCGCGTCGAAGCGTTCCAGCCTGCCGAGCCGTTCAACGGGATCATTTCCCGGGCGTTCAGCAGCATGGAGAACTTCAGCAACTGGACTCGCCACCTGGGCGACGCCAATACGCGCTGGCTGGCAATGAAGGGCGTTCATCCGGCCGATGAGCTGGTAGCATTGCCGGCAGACTTCCACCTCGATAGCGAACACGCCCTGGCCGTACCCGGTTGCCAAGGCCAACGCCATCTGCTGATACTGCGCCGCACGGCATGA
- a CDS encoding chromosome partitioning protein: MAKVFAIANQKGGVGKTTTCINLAASLVATKRRVLLIDLDPQGNATMGSGVDKHGLENSIYDVLIGECDLGQAMHFSEHGGYQLLPANRDLTAAEVVLLEMQMKESRLRSALAPIRENYDYILIDCPPSLSMLTLNALVAADGVIIPMQCEYFALEGLSDLVDNIKRIAELLNPELKVEGLLRTMYDPRLSLMNDVSAQLKEHFGEQLYDTVIPRNIRLAEAPSYGMPALAYDKQSRGALAYLALAGEMVRRQRRNPRTAAAQPT; encoded by the coding sequence ATGGCTAAGGTATTCGCGATAGCGAACCAGAAGGGTGGTGTGGGCAAGACCACCACCTGCATCAACCTCGCAGCATCCCTGGTCGCGACCAAGCGCCGGGTGCTGCTGATCGATCTCGATCCACAGGGCAACGCCACCATGGGTAGCGGTGTGGATAAACATGGCTTGGAAAACTCCATCTACGACGTCCTGATCGGTGAGTGCGATCTGGGCCAGGCCATGCATTTTTCCGAACACGGCGGTTATCAACTGCTGCCGGCCAACCGCGACCTGACGGCGGCCGAAGTGGTCCTGCTGGAAATGCAGATGAAGGAGAGCCGCCTGCGCAGTGCGTTAGCACCGATCCGGGAGAATTACGACTACATCCTGATCGACTGCCCGCCGTCGCTGTCGATGCTCACGCTCAATGCCTTGGTGGCCGCCGATGGCGTGATCATCCCCATGCAGTGCGAGTATTTCGCCCTGGAAGGGTTGAGCGACCTTGTGGATAACATCAAGCGCATCGCCGAGCTGCTGAACCCGGAGTTGAAGGTCGAAGGCCTGCTGCGGACGATGTACGACCCGCGCCTGAGCCTGATGAACGACGTCTCGGCTCAGCTCAAGGAACATTTCGGCGAGCAGCTCTACGACACGGTCATCCCGCGCAACATCCGCCTGGCCGAAGCGCCGAGCTACGGCATGCCGGCGCTGGCCTACGACAAACAATCCCGTGGTGCGCTGGCCTACCTGGCCCTGGCCGGCGAGATGGTTCGCCGCCAGCGCCGTAATCCACGCACCGCTGCAGCCCAGCCAACTTAA
- a CDS encoding ATP F0F1 synthase subunit alpha (produces ATP from ADP in the presence of a proton gradient across the membrane; the alpha chain is a catalytic subunit) yields MQQLNPSEISEIIKGRIEKLDVTSQARNEGTVVSVSDGIVRIHGLADVMYGEMIEFPGGVYGMALNLEQDSVGAVVLGAYTTLAEGMSAKCTGRILEVPVGKELLGRVVDALGNPVDGKGPLNNTETDAVEKVAPGVIWRKSVDQPVQTGYKAVDAMIPVGRGQRELIIGDRQIGKTALAIDAIINQKNSGIFCVYVAIGQKQSTIANVVRKLEENGALANTIIVAASASESAALQFLAPYSGCTMGEYFRDRGEDALIVYDDLSKQAVAYRQISLLLRRPPGREAYPGDVFYLHSRLLERASRVSEEYVEKFTNGAVTGKTGSLTALPIIETQAGDVSAFVPTNVISITDGQIFLESAMFNSGIRPAVNAGVSVSRVGGAAQTKIIKKLSGGIRTALAQYRELAAFAQFASDLDEATRKQLEHGQRVTELMKQKQYAPMSIADMALSLYAAERGFLTDIEITKIGSFEQALIAFFNRDHADLMAKINVKGDFNDEIDAGLKAGIEKFKATQTW; encoded by the coding sequence ATGCAGCAACTCAATCCTTCCGAAATAAGTGAAATTATCAAGGGCCGCATCGAAAAGCTCGATGTGACCTCCCAAGCCCGTAACGAAGGCACTGTCGTCAGCGTATCTGACGGCATCGTGCGGATTCACGGTCTGGCCGACGTCATGTACGGCGAAATGATCGAGTTTCCGGGCGGCGTCTACGGTATGGCCCTCAACCTGGAGCAAGACTCTGTAGGTGCCGTGGTACTGGGCGCATACACGACTCTGGCTGAAGGCATGAGCGCCAAGTGCACCGGCCGCATCCTCGAAGTTCCGGTAGGTAAGGAACTGCTGGGTCGCGTTGTCGACGCACTGGGTAACCCTGTTGACGGCAAAGGTCCGCTGAACAACACCGAGACCGACGCGGTCGAGAAAGTTGCTCCTGGCGTGATCTGGCGTAAGTCGGTAGACCAGCCTGTACAGACTGGCTACAAGGCTGTCGATGCCATGATCCCTGTCGGCCGTGGCCAGCGTGAGCTGATCATCGGTGACCGTCAGATCGGTAAGACCGCTCTGGCGATCGACGCGATCATCAACCAGAAAAACAGCGGCATCTTCTGCGTCTACGTAGCCATCGGTCAGAAACAATCGACCATCGCCAACGTGGTTCGCAAGCTGGAAGAAAACGGCGCCCTGGCCAACACCATCATCGTGGCAGCCAGTGCTTCGGAATCGGCCGCACTGCAATTCCTGGCACCGTACTCCGGTTGCACCATGGGCGAATACTTCCGCGACCGCGGTGAAGACGCGCTGATCGTTTATGACGATCTGTCCAAGCAGGCAGTGGCTTACCGCCAGATCTCCCTGCTGCTGCGCCGTCCACCAGGCCGTGAAGCCTACCCAGGCGACGTGTTCTATCTCCACTCCCGTCTGCTGGAGCGCGCTTCCCGCGTTTCGGAAGAGTACGTCGAGAAGTTCACCAACGGCGCAGTGACTGGCAAGACCGGTTCCCTGACCGCCCTGCCGATCATCGAAACCCAGGCTGGCGACGTTTCCGCGTTCGTTCCGACCAACGTGATTTCCATCACCGACGGTCAGATCTTCCTGGAATCGGCCATGTTCAACTCGGGCATCCGTCCTGCTGTGAACGCCGGTGTTTCGGTATCCCGTGTAGGTGGTGCCGCTCAGACCAAGATCATCAAGAAGCTGTCCGGTGGTATCCGTACCGCCCTGGCCCAGTACCGTGAACTGGCGGCATTCGCCCAGTTCGCTTCTGACCTGGACGAAGCGACCCGTAAGCAACTTGAGCATGGTCAGCGCGTTACCGAGCTGATGAAGCAGAAGCAATACGCACCGATGTCGATCGCTGACATGGCGCTGTCGCTGTATGCCGCTGAGCGTGGGTTCCTGACTGACATTGAAATCACCAAGATCGGCAGCTTCGAACAAGCGCTGATTGCTTTCTTCAACCGCGATCACGCCGATTTGATGGCCAAGATCAACGTGAAGGGTGACTTCAATGACGAAATCGACGCTGGCCTGAAGGCTGGTATCGAGAAGTTCAAGGCCACCCAAACCTGGTAA
- a CDS encoding ATP synthase F0F1 subunit epsilon: MAMTVHCDIVSAEGEIFSGLVEFVVAHGELGDLGIALGHAPLITSLKPGPISLTKQGGEKEVFYISGGFLEVQPNMVKVLADTVQRAADLDEASAQEAVKAAEKALHEKGADFDYGSAAARLAEAAAQLRTVQQIRKKFGG, encoded by the coding sequence ATGGCTATGACAGTCCATTGCGATATCGTCAGTGCGGAAGGGGAAATTTTCTCCGGTCTGGTCGAGTTTGTGGTTGCGCACGGTGAACTGGGGGATCTTGGTATCGCCCTGGGGCACGCACCGCTGATCACCAGCTTGAAGCCAGGTCCGATTAGTCTGACCAAGCAGGGCGGGGAAAAAGAGGTGTTCTACATCTCGGGTGGTTTCCTCGAGGTTCAGCCGAACATGGTCAAGGTCCTTGCCGACACCGTGCAACGTGCTGCCGACCTGGACGAAGCCTCCGCTCAGGAAGCCGTCAAGGCTGCCGAGAAGGCCCTGCACGAAAAAGGCGCAGACTTCGACTACGGTTCTGCTGCTGCACGTCTGGCCGAGGCCGCAGCCCAGCTGCGCACCGTCCAGCAGATCCGCAAGAAGTTCGGCGGCTAA
- a CDS encoding ATP synthase F0F1 subunit C produces METVVGLTAIAVALLIGLGALGTAIGFGLLGGKFLEGAARQPEMVPMLQVKMFIVAGLLDAVTMIGVGIALFFTFANPFVGQIAG; encoded by the coding sequence ATGGAAACTGTAGTTGGTCTAACCGCTATCGCTGTTGCACTGTTGATCGGCCTGGGCGCACTGGGTACCGCAATTGGTTTCGGCCTGCTGGGCGGCAAGTTCCTGGAAGGCGCTGCGCGTCAACCAGAAATGGTTCCTATGCTGCAAGTCAAAATGTTCATCGTTGCCGGTCTGCTCGACGCCGTCACCATGATCGGTGTTGGTATCGCTCTGTTCTTCACCTTTGCGAACCCGTTCGTTGGTCAGATCGCTGGCTAA
- a CDS encoding ATP synthase F0F1 subunit I, producing METRTPNRLPFHRLAVFPVLMTQFVVVLIATLALWQCKGVVAGYSGLCGGLIALLPNIYFAHRAFRFSGARAAQAIVRSFYAGEAGKLILTAVLFALTFAGVKPLAPLAVFGVFVLTQLVSWFTPLLMRTRLSRP from the coding sequence ATGGAAACCCGCACGCCAAACCGCTTGCCGTTCCATCGTCTGGCAGTTTTCCCGGTATTGATGACTCAGTTTGTCGTTGTACTGATCGCCACATTGGCGCTCTGGCAATGCAAAGGTGTCGTCGCCGGATACTCAGGTCTTTGCGGAGGCCTGATAGCCTTGCTCCCCAATATTTACTTTGCTCACAGGGCCTTTCGGTTTTCCGGCGCCCGAGCAGCCCAGGCTATCGTCCGGTCTTTCTATGCCGGTGAAGCGGGGAAACTGATTTTGACGGCAGTGCTGTTTGCACTGACGTTTGCAGGTGTGAAGCCATTGGCGCCGCTGGCTGTATTCGGCGTCTTCGTGCTGACCCAACTGGTCAGCTGGTTCACTCCCCTGCTGATGAGAACAAGACTTTCGAGACCTTAG
- a CDS encoding ATP synthase subunit B has protein sequence MNINATLIGQSVAFLIFVLFCMKFVWPPVIAALHERQKKIADGLDAASRAARDLELAHEKVGQQLREAKAQAAEIIEQAKKRGTQIVDEAREQARVEADRVKAQAQAEIEQELNSVKDALRAQVGSLAVGGASKILGATIDQNAHAELVNQLAAEI, from the coding sequence GTGAACATTAATGCGACCCTGATTGGCCAGTCCGTTGCGTTCCTGATTTTTGTACTGTTCTGCATGAAATTCGTATGGCCTCCGGTCATTGCGGCATTGCACGAACGTCAAAAGAAGATCGCTGATGGTCTGGACGCTGCCAGCCGAGCAGCTCGCGACCTGGAGTTGGCCCATGAGAAAGTGGGTCAGCAACTGCGCGAAGCGAAAGCTCAGGCAGCTGAAATCATCGAGCAAGCCAAGAAACGCGGTACCCAGATTGTCGACGAAGCCCGTGAACAGGCTCGCGTCGAAGCTGACCGTGTGAAGGCTCAGGCTCAAGCCGAGATCGAACAGGAACTCAACAGTGTCAAAGACGCGCTGCGTGCCCAAGTGGGTAGCCTGGCCGTTGGCGGTGCTTCGAAGATCCTGGGTGCCACAATCGATCAAAACGCGCACGCAGAGCTGGTTAACCAACTGGCTGCTGAAATCTAA
- a CDS encoding ATP F0F1 synthase subunit gamma (Produces ATP from ADP in the presence of a proton gradient across the membrane. The gamma chain is a regulatory subunit), whose amino-acid sequence MAGAKEIRSKIASIKSTQKITSAMEKVAVSKMRKAQMRMAASRPYAERIRQVIGHLANANPEYRHPFMIDRAVKRVGYVVVSSDRGLCGGLNTNLFKALVKDMAVNREQGVEIDLCVVGSKGAAFFRNFGGNVVAAISHLGEEPSINDLIGSVKVMLDAYLEGRIDRLSVVSNKFINTMTQQPTVEQLIPLVATPEQELKHHWDYLYEPDAKELLDGLMVRYVESQVYQAVVENNAAEQAARMIAMKNATDNAGDLISDLQLIYNKARQAAITQEISEIVGGAAAV is encoded by the coding sequence ATGGCAGGCGCAAAAGAGATTCGCAGTAAGATTGCGAGCATCAAAAGCACGCAAAAGATTACCAGCGCCATGGAAAAAGTGGCGGTCAGCAAAATGCGCAAGGCACAAATGCGCATGGCTGCTAGCCGTCCTTATGCGGAGCGCATCCGCCAGGTGATTGGTCATCTGGCCAACGCCAACCCGGAATACCGCCACCCGTTCATGATCGACCGCGCCGTCAAGCGCGTCGGTTACGTCGTGGTGAGCAGTGACCGTGGTCTGTGCGGTGGCTTGAACACCAACCTGTTCAAGGCCCTGGTCAAGGACATGGCGGTAAACCGCGAACAAGGCGTCGAGATCGATCTGTGCGTGGTCGGTAGCAAGGGTGCGGCTTTCTTCCGCAACTTCGGCGGTAACGTCGTCGCTGCTATCAGCCACCTGGGTGAAGAGCCGTCGATCAATGACCTGATCGGCAGCGTCAAGGTGATGCTGGATGCTTACCTGGAAGGCCGGATCGACCGCCTGTCCGTGGTATCCAACAAGTTCATCAACACCATGACGCAACAGCCGACCGTGGAGCAGTTGATTCCACTGGTGGCGACCCCGGAACAGGAACTCAAGCACCACTGGGACTATCTCTACGAACCGGATGCCAAGGAGCTGCTCGACGGCTTGATGGTCCGCTACGTGGAGTCGCAGGTCTACCAGGCGGTGGTCGAGAACAACGCAGCTGAACAAGCCGCGCGGATGATCGCGATGAAGAACGCTACCGACAACGCCGGTGATTTGATCAGCGATTTGCAGCTGATCTACAACAAGGCGCGTCAGGCTGCGATCACCCAAGAGATCTCGGAAATCGTCGGCGGCGCTGCCGCGGTTTAA